One window of Nocardia nova SH22a genomic DNA carries:
- a CDS encoding SCO6880 family protein has protein sequence MTSTESYEHRSYGLWQKPRSAGLFGLRWGETVLGFVVVITALLTALVAGPKPALFIAIIGVVVMVPLVWRTGGRSGYETGLMMFHWLRGRSKGEHVYRGGRFSRIPGGVARLPGLMAPSRLYEGIDAGGYSFGMIHLPQFAQYTVVLRAWPQGHEAVDQPVIDRWVSAWGTFLASLGQTSDIIAVVPVIDTVPETGNRLLTEVSTITRPESPALAQQVMYELATELPQERVQLLPRVAITFKATTAERRKNPAEEAVEIGRRLPGICAALAEAGVRAQPMSADEVISFIRRSYDPAAQADLEVAAGEAGGHGLEWADAGPISHEERWDQFIHDGGRSVTWEMDAAPEGAVDERVLQRLLAPNPEVPRKRIAIVYRPHSAADAAEIVDDDYKNALVAQQSERGVVSASATLRVGATQQAREEQARGHGVTRFGALVTITEPLRGDLPRIEAITRDLSTQARLKIRRCYRYQAAAFAASLGCGVILPEHASIPKALAG, from the coding sequence ATGACGTCGACGGAATCCTACGAGCACCGCTCGTACGGGCTGTGGCAGAAGCCCCGCAGCGCAGGACTTTTCGGACTGCGCTGGGGGGAGACGGTGCTCGGCTTCGTGGTCGTCATCACCGCGCTGCTGACAGCCCTGGTCGCCGGGCCCAAACCGGCACTGTTCATCGCGATCATCGGCGTGGTCGTGATGGTTCCACTGGTGTGGCGGACGGGGGGCCGCTCCGGTTACGAGACGGGATTGATGATGTTCCACTGGTTGCGCGGCCGCAGCAAAGGCGAGCACGTCTATCGCGGCGGCCGGTTCTCCCGCATTCCCGGCGGCGTCGCGCGTCTGCCCGGGCTGATGGCGCCCTCACGTCTCTACGAGGGCATCGACGCGGGCGGGTACAGCTTCGGCATGATCCATCTGCCCCAGTTCGCGCAGTACACCGTGGTGTTGCGGGCCTGGCCGCAGGGACACGAGGCGGTCGATCAGCCCGTGATCGACCGGTGGGTATCGGCCTGGGGCACCTTCCTGGCCTCGCTCGGCCAGACCTCCGACATCATCGCCGTGGTCCCGGTGATCGACACCGTGCCCGAGACCGGAAACCGTTTGCTCACCGAGGTTTCCACGATCACCCGGCCGGAATCACCCGCGCTTGCCCAGCAGGTGATGTACGAACTGGCGACCGAACTGCCCCAGGAGCGCGTGCAATTGCTGCCGCGGGTGGCGATCACCTTCAAGGCCACGACCGCCGAGCGCCGGAAGAATCCGGCCGAGGAGGCCGTCGAGATCGGCCGTCGGCTGCCGGGCATCTGCGCGGCGCTGGCCGAGGCCGGGGTGCGGGCACAGCCGATGTCGGCCGACGAGGTGATCTCCTTCATCCGGCGCAGCTACGACCCGGCCGCCCAGGCCGATCTCGAGGTGGCCGCGGGCGAGGCGGGCGGGCACGGCCTGGAGTGGGCCGACGCCGGGCCGATCTCGCACGAGGAACGCTGGGATCAGTTCATCCACGACGGCGGCCGGTCGGTCACCTGGGAGATGGACGCGGCCCCCGAGGGCGCGGTGGACGAGCGTGTCCTGCAGCGGCTGCTGGCGCCGAATCCGGAGGTGCCGCGCAAGCGGATCGCCATCGTCTACCGGCCGCATTCGGCCGCCGACGCCGCCGAAATCGTCGACGACGACTACAAGAACGCACTGGTCGCGCAGCAGAGTGAGCGCGGCGTGGTGTCCGCCTCGGCGACCCTGCGGGTGGGCGCCACCCAGCAGGCGCGCGAGGAGCAGGCCCGCGGACACGGCGTGACCAGGTTCGGTGCGCTGGTGACCATCACCGAACCCCTGCGCGGCGATCTGCCGCGCATCGAGGCGATAACCCGTGACCTGTCCACACAGGCCCGGTTGAAGATCCGGCGGTGTTACCGCTACCAGGCCGCGGCCTTCGCGGCCTCGCTCGGCTGCGGGGTGATCCTGCCGGAACACGCGAGTATTCCCAAGGCATTGGCGGGGTGA
- a CDS encoding transposase, which yields MEQVIALTDKLRSESEACRVVAEQIGVHTNSVRNWVRAAEGPSLERMDAVALRRKVALLQQQLAAAAEMNRTLVETLNETRRAT from the coding sequence GTGGAGCAGGTCATCGCACTGACCGACAAATTGCGGAGCGAGTCGGAGGCATGCCGGGTGGTCGCCGAACAGATCGGCGTGCACACCAATTCGGTGCGCAACTGGGTGCGAGCGGCGGAAGGACCGAGCCTCGAGCGGATGGACGCGGTGGCGCTGCGCCGGAAGGTGGCGCTGCTGCAACAGCAGCTGGCCGCCGCCGCGGAGATGAACCGGACGCTGGTGGAAACGCTGAACGAAACCCGCCGCGCGACATGA
- a CDS encoding type IV secretory system conjugative DNA transfer family protein, whose protein sequence is MAKKVKDPADPGPDLTLYMIYIGFAVVGTLWVALHLGNKLSGAPQDIPINPVACIAKIARGQLHWPGPSTVIVLLVVAVVIAVVMVRRELKKRRGRGKLPVDDKAQYMGSGGAIAALTEAGVRAKAKQLGVRLGYEDSPGVPIGVGVADGAMLFGSYEDLHLDIWGPRQGKTTSRVIPAILSAVGPVLVTSNKRDVVDATRDVREGKGSRTFVFDPQGVAGETHAGWYWDPLAWVDARQEGCEMRAARLAGHFADADDGGDGTPDSYFDPEAEDLLAGLFLAAAVASRPITQVWEWVTNPGNPEPVELLRAASHHLVASGLAQQYNTGERTRDGVFGTAKKMVRCLKLSNVHQWVTPIGDGYQFDEWDFLDRNSTLYCLSLEGRGSAGPLVSALTEAVMDVAMRKATHQHMGRLDIPLLAVLDEAANIVRWKDLPKQYSHFGSRGIVVMTVLQSWAQGARCWGPAGMDALWAAANIKVLGPGVDDMGFLAARSEAIGDYDAISSSVSESKGGKSYSRSLGSSRTLNANALATLPRGRAVVFSSGSPATLVRTVPWWEGEYAAEVRKSIERHDPQRRTTIGDLVDERSVIDGGSEPGQPPTTYGQPEEVRPL, encoded by the coding sequence ATGGCGAAGAAGGTGAAGGACCCGGCCGATCCGGGACCAGACCTCACCCTGTACATGATCTACATCGGTTTCGCGGTGGTCGGAACCCTGTGGGTCGCACTGCATCTCGGTAACAAGCTGTCGGGCGCGCCGCAGGACATTCCGATCAATCCGGTGGCCTGTATCGCGAAGATCGCCCGCGGGCAACTGCATTGGCCGGGCCCGTCGACCGTGATCGTGCTGCTCGTCGTGGCGGTCGTGATCGCCGTCGTGATGGTGCGCCGTGAGCTGAAGAAACGTCGTGGCCGGGGCAAACTGCCCGTCGACGACAAGGCCCAGTACATGGGATCGGGCGGCGCGATCGCGGCCCTGACCGAGGCCGGGGTGCGGGCGAAGGCCAAGCAACTCGGGGTGCGGCTCGGCTACGAGGATTCCCCCGGCGTGCCGATCGGTGTCGGCGTGGCCGACGGGGCGATGCTGTTCGGCTCGTACGAGGATCTGCACCTCGACATCTGGGGCCCGCGCCAGGGCAAGACCACCTCCCGGGTGATCCCCGCGATCCTGTCGGCGGTGGGGCCGGTCCTGGTCACCTCCAACAAGCGCGATGTCGTCGACGCGACCCGGGATGTGCGCGAGGGCAAGGGATCACGGACGTTCGTCTTCGATCCGCAGGGCGTGGCGGGGGAGACGCACGCGGGCTGGTACTGGGATCCGCTGGCCTGGGTGGATGCCCGGCAGGAGGGGTGTGAGATGCGGGCCGCCCGGCTCGCGGGCCACTTCGCCGACGCGGACGACGGTGGTGACGGCACCCCGGACAGCTACTTCGATCCCGAGGCCGAGGATCTGCTGGCCGGTCTGTTTCTCGCTGCCGCCGTGGCCAGCCGACCGATCACGCAGGTGTGGGAATGGGTCACCAATCCGGGTAATCCCGAGCCGGTCGAGTTGCTGCGCGCGGCGAGCCACCACCTCGTGGCATCCGGTCTGGCACAGCAGTACAACACCGGAGAACGTACGCGCGACGGCGTCTTCGGCACCGCGAAGAAGATGGTGCGGTGCCTGAAGCTGTCCAACGTGCATCAGTGGGTGACGCCGATCGGCGATGGCTACCAGTTCGACGAATGGGATTTCCTGGACCGCAATTCGACGCTCTATTGCCTCTCGCTGGAGGGGCGTGGCTCGGCCGGTCCGCTGGTCAGCGCCCTGACCGAGGCCGTCATGGATGTGGCGATGCGCAAGGCCACCCATCAGCACATGGGTCGGCTCGACATCCCGCTGCTCGCGGTGCTGGACGAGGCCGCGAACATTGTGCGGTGGAAGGATCTGCCGAAGCAGTACAGCCACTTCGGATCCCGCGGCATCGTGGTGATGACCGTGCTGCAGTCCTGGGCACAGGGTGCGCGCTGCTGGGGTCCGGCCGGGATGGACGCGCTGTGGGCGGCGGCCAATATCAAGGTTCTCGGGCCGGGTGTCGACGATATGGGGTTCCTCGCGGCCCGCTCCGAGGCCATCGGGGATTACGACGCGATCTCCTCGTCGGTCTCGGAATCCAAGGGCGGCAAGAGCTATTCGCGGTCGCTGGGTTCCTCGCGCACCCTCAATGCGAACGCGCTCGCGACCCTGCCGCGCGGCCGGGCGGTGGTGTTCTCCTCGGGCTCCCCGGCGACGCTGGTGCGCACCGTGCCGTGGTGGGAAGGGGAGTACGCTGCCGAGGTGCGCAAGTCCATCGAACGTCATGATCCGCAGCGCCGCACCACGATCGGTGATCTGGTCGACGAGCGCAGCGTGATCGACGGCGGCTCGGAGCCCGGGCAGCCGCCGACGACCTACGGACAGCCCGAGGAGGTTCGCCCGCTGTGA
- a CDS encoding peptidoglycan DD-metalloendopeptidase family protein has protein sequence MNAKTVTALVLGGVLSLITLVVVIVLPSSEDSCADEPTAPVPELPDTSDAPWAAGASATSAATVPPGEPSPTPSAADIPAAGTNPGVTGAPSLAAGVAPIRRTWPLPAGSFTVSDPFGARDGTHLGVDLAAPDGTPEFAVADGVVVAAGPASGFGNWIVIDSVDVNGRPFSAVYGHEWSSGVLVRVGQRVRAGQQVGTVGSAGESTGPHLHFEIVPGGRLTGGHQIDPLPWLDGAVTPNAGGASPYSRNPLCSRGFGTAGGALADGKVPPELEIWYRRAGSLCPEISPSILAAQGRQESGFRRGLTSPAGAQGLAQFLPSTAHAADPDDGRPYLLDADGNGQASLWDDGDAIIAQGRYMCSIAHQVERWIGEGRVHGDVVPLALAAYNAGEGAVLASGGMPNQVPAHYSETRPYVTNILAMEAQYRAPGSVGRFEPGHGSSGADILAAAQQWMGTPYVWGGGGPQGPTGGGLDGPGLTSAAVFAASSGAKILPQTAEQQWEAGAEVPIRSAAPGDLVFSRFGLRGPAEVGIYAGNGRMIRAADPSGVSEAPVPGDARLRRVL, from the coding sequence GTGAACGCGAAAACCGTCACCGCCCTGGTCCTCGGCGGTGTCCTGTCCCTGATCACGCTGGTGGTGGTGATCGTGCTGCCGTCGTCGGAGGATTCCTGCGCGGACGAGCCGACCGCTCCCGTGCCGGAACTGCCCGACACCTCCGATGCGCCGTGGGCGGCCGGGGCATCGGCGACATCGGCCGCTACGGTGCCGCCGGGTGAACCGTCGCCGACCCCGAGCGCGGCCGACATCCCCGCCGCCGGAACGAATCCGGGCGTGACCGGTGCCCCGTCGCTGGCCGCGGGAGTCGCGCCGATCCGCCGGACCTGGCCGCTGCCCGCCGGATCGTTCACCGTCAGCGATCCGTTCGGCGCCCGCGACGGCACCCATCTGGGCGTCGACCTGGCCGCACCGGACGGCACCCCGGAATTCGCGGTCGCCGACGGTGTGGTCGTCGCGGCCGGGCCCGCATCGGGATTCGGCAACTGGATCGTCATCGACTCGGTCGATGTCAACGGACGCCCCTTCTCCGCGGTCTACGGCCACGAGTGGTCCAGCGGCGTGCTGGTCCGGGTGGGTCAGCGCGTCCGGGCGGGGCAGCAGGTCGGCACGGTCGGATCCGCCGGCGAATCCACCGGCCCGCACCTGCATTTCGAGATCGTGCCCGGCGGGCGTCTCACCGGCGGCCACCAGATCGATCCGCTGCCCTGGCTCGACGGCGCCGTGACGCCGAATGCCGGTGGCGCGTCGCCGTATTCGCGGAATCCGTTGTGCAGCCGCGGATTCGGCACCGCGGGTGGTGCGCTCGCCGACGGGAAGGTGCCGCCCGAACTCGAGATCTGGTATCGCCGTGCGGGTTCGCTGTGCCCGGAGATCAGTCCGTCGATACTGGCGGCGCAGGGCCGTCAGGAATCCGGTTTCCGGCGGGGGCTCACCTCGCCCGCGGGTGCGCAGGGTCTGGCCCAGTTCCTGCCCAGTACCGCCCATGCCGCCGATCCCGACGACGGCAGACCCTATCTGCTCGACGCCGACGGCAACGGCCAGGCGAGTCTGTGGGACGACGGTGACGCGATCATCGCCCAGGGCCGCTACATGTGCTCGATCGCGCACCAGGTCGAACGCTGGATCGGGGAGGGCAGGGTGCACGGCGACGTGGTGCCGCTGGCGCTGGCCGCCTACAACGCCGGTGAGGGGGCGGTGCTGGCGTCCGGCGGTATGCCCAACCAGGTTCCCGCCCACTACTCCGAGACCCGGCCGTACGTCACGAACATTCTGGCGATGGAGGCGCAGTACCGCGCGCCCGGATCGGTCGGCCGGTTCGAACCGGGGCACGGCTCGTCCGGTGCGGACATTCTCGCGGCGGCGCAGCAGTGGATGGGCACACCGTATGTGTGGGGCGGTGGCGGACCGCAGGGCCCGACCGGCGGCGGCCTCGACGGCCCGGGGCTGACCTCGGCGGCGGTGTTCGCCGCCTCCTCGGGGGCCAAGATCCTGCCGCAGACCGCCGAGCAGCAATGGGAGGCGGGCGCCGAGGTCCCGATCCGCAGTGCCGCGCCGGGCGATCTGGTGTTCTCGCGATTCGGCCTGCGCGGCCCGGCGGAGGTCGGCATCTACGCCGGAAACGGCCGGATGATCCGGGCCGCCGACCCCTCGGGTGTCAGCGAGGCCCCGGTTCCCGGCGACGCGCGGTTACGGAGGGTGTTGTGA